One window from the genome of Acidihalobacter ferrooxydans encodes:
- the tatC gene encoding twin-arginine translocase subunit TatC produces MVHLIELRSRLLRSIIAVLVIFIALTPFADTLYSWLAGPLVAQLPHGSSMIAIDVAAPFLVPFKLTLLVSIVIAVPYLLYQAWAFVAPGLYKHEKRLALPLLVSSIALFYTGMAFAYFIVFPMMFRFFAHATPTGVKMMTDIGAYLGFVTNMFLAFGASFEVPVAIVLLTALGVVTPEKLVKGRPYVIVGAFVVAMLLTPPDVLSQVSLAIPLLVLFEVGLLFSRIVYRKRKAREAEEYGTDSTDNDDQGATDDPVAQDKNSVESKRDSE; encoded by the coding sequence ATGGTGCATCTGATCGAATTGCGCTCGCGTCTGCTGCGTTCGATCATTGCGGTGCTGGTGATTTTCATTGCCCTGACGCCGTTTGCCGATACGCTGTACAGCTGGCTTGCCGGGCCGCTGGTGGCGCAATTGCCGCATGGTTCGAGCATGATCGCGATCGACGTCGCGGCCCCCTTTCTCGTGCCCTTCAAGCTGACGCTGTTGGTGTCGATTGTGATCGCCGTACCCTACTTGCTTTACCAGGCATGGGCTTTCGTCGCGCCCGGCCTGTACAAGCACGAGAAGCGCCTCGCACTGCCGTTGCTGGTGTCGAGCATCGCGCTGTTTTACACCGGGATGGCGTTCGCATATTTCATCGTATTTCCGATGATGTTTCGCTTCTTCGCGCACGCGACACCGACGGGCGTGAAGATGATGACCGACATTGGCGCGTATCTGGGCTTCGTCACCAACATGTTCCTGGCCTTCGGCGCTTCGTTCGAGGTGCCTGTCGCCATTGTTTTGCTGACGGCGCTCGGCGTGGTGACGCCGGAAAAGCTGGTCAAGGGGCGCCCCTACGTGATCGTCGGGGCCTTCGTGGTGGCCATGCTGTTGACGCCGCCTGACGTGCTTTCGCAGGTCTCGCTGGCGATTCCGCTGCTGGTGCTCTTCGAGGTGGGCCTGCTGTTCTCGCGCATCGTCTATCGCAAGCGCAAGGCGCGCGAGGCAGAAGAATACGGGACAGACAGCACCGATAACGATGATCAGGGCGCGACGGACGATCCGGTGGCGCAGGATAAGAACAGTGTGGAATCCAAGCGCGATTCAGAATAA
- the gpmI gene encoding 2,3-bisphosphoglycerate-independent phosphoglycerate mutase: MSAAPVVPRRRSLLVILDGFGLNPSKENNAVFEAHTPRLDAYFSRHAHAALEASGRAVGLPDGQMGNSEVGHLTLGAGQIVRQDLVRIDDAVADGSMASNPALTEAIAAAKSLGRPLHLIGLVSDGGVHSHVRHLHGLVDMCGAAGVVPVVHMITDGRDTAPKSAASYLPELEKHLRAAGGRIATVIGRYYAMDRDKRWDRTELAWRALVKNTGEPADSAQTALDSAYAAGETDEFVRPRLIGGGEAVRGGDVVVFFNFRNDRPRQLAAALGLADFDGFDRGDFTPARITTLTEYDPAYGFPVAFAPDRPDTCLAQVLSEGGYTQFHCAETEKYAHVTFFFNAGSETPFPGEERVVVPSPKVATYDLKPEMSAKEVADEVIKAIESEAFSFIVVNFANGDMVGHTAVREAVLKAVEALDEAVGRVLDAAVANEYSVLLTADHGNCDEMVDPVTGEPHTQHTTYPVPLLLIDSERWRLATGGGLSNIAPTLLELMGVPKPPSMTGRSLLVERMGASDSPAAY; the protein is encoded by the coding sequence ATGTCCGCAGCCCCCGTCGTCCCGCGCCGCCGCAGTCTGCTTGTCATCCTCGATGGCTTCGGTCTCAATCCGTCGAAAGAGAACAACGCCGTGTTCGAGGCGCACACGCCACGGCTCGATGCCTATTTTTCCAGGCATGCACATGCTGCGCTGGAAGCGTCCGGCCGTGCGGTCGGCCTGCCGGACGGCCAGATGGGGAATTCCGAAGTCGGCCATTTAACGCTGGGCGCCGGTCAGATCGTGCGCCAGGATCTGGTGCGTATCGACGATGCGGTCGCTGATGGCAGCATGGCGAGCAATCCGGCCCTGACCGAGGCGATCGCGGCGGCAAAGTCGTTGGGGCGGCCGCTGCATCTGATCGGGCTGGTGTCGGACGGTGGCGTGCACAGTCATGTGCGCCACCTTCACGGACTGGTCGATATGTGTGGCGCTGCTGGTGTCGTTCCGGTCGTGCACATGATCACCGATGGCCGCGATACCGCGCCGAAATCGGCCGCGAGCTATCTGCCCGAGCTGGAAAAACATCTGCGCGCGGCCGGTGGGCGGATCGCCACCGTGATCGGCCGGTATTACGCGATGGATCGCGACAAGCGTTGGGATCGCACCGAGCTGGCCTGGCGTGCGCTTGTGAAAAACACGGGTGAGCCCGCAGACAGCGCGCAGACTGCGCTGGATTCCGCCTATGCGGCCGGCGAGACCGATGAGTTCGTGCGGCCACGCCTGATCGGCGGGGGCGAGGCGGTGCGCGGCGGCGACGTGGTCGTGTTCTTTAATTTCCGCAACGACCGCCCGCGCCAGCTCGCGGCCGCATTGGGTCTGGCTGATTTCGACGGCTTCGACCGCGGAGATTTCACGCCCGCGCGGATCACCACTTTGACCGAGTACGATCCCGCTTATGGGTTTCCCGTCGCGTTTGCGCCGGATCGCCCGGACACCTGCCTGGCGCAGGTGCTCAGCGAAGGGGGATACACGCAGTTCCACTGCGCCGAAACCGAGAAATACGCCCACGTCACCTTCTTCTTCAACGCCGGGAGCGAAACCCCATTTCCCGGCGAGGAGCGCGTCGTGGTGCCCTCGCCCAAGGTTGCGACTTATGATCTCAAGCCTGAGATGAGCGCGAAGGAGGTGGCCGACGAGGTCATCAAAGCCATCGAAAGCGAAGCGTTCAGTTTCATCGTGGTCAATTTCGCCAATGGCGACATGGTGGGGCATACGGCGGTGCGCGAAGCCGTGCTCAAGGCCGTGGAGGCTCTTGATGAGGCGGTCGGGCGGGTGCTCGATGCGGCAGTGGCGAATGAATATTCCGTATTGCTGACGGCGGACCACGGCAACTGCGACGAAATGGTCGACCCCGTGACCGGAGAACCGCACACCCAGCACACCACATATCCGGTGCCGCTGCTGCTGATCGATTCCGAGCGCTGGCGTTTGGCCACGGGAGGCGGTCTGAGCAATATCGCGCCCACTTTGTTGGAGCTCATGGGGGTACCGAAACCGCCATCCATGACGGGCCGCTCACTGCTGGTCGAGCGCATGGGTGCGTCGGACAGTCCTGCGGCATATTGA
- a CDS encoding cytochrome b, translating to MMTTPKYRNARETEAKQPGLIGRALHWSVALLVIFQGLLGYANLHFTWFYGQGLTTIALHEDVGLMIFVLTLWMLAQRWFEGRRSGHGLDALQSGLAAAMHAALYGLILAESLLGIWIMGLTGDGLSFLFWHINLPIKPDPMLVYGWVMQLHAAVAATLASAVALHALAALHHHFVIGDDVLRRMLPWKSRSAARVMASSR from the coding sequence ATGATGACGACACCCAAATACCGTAACGCACGCGAGACTGAGGCCAAACAGCCCGGTCTGATCGGCCGCGCCCTGCATTGGTCGGTTGCCCTGCTGGTGATTTTCCAGGGTCTGTTGGGTTACGCCAACCTGCATTTTACCTGGTTCTATGGTCAGGGCCTGACGACCATCGCACTGCACGAGGATGTGGGCCTGATGATCTTCGTGCTGACTCTGTGGATGCTTGCGCAGCGTTGGTTCGAGGGTCGGCGATCCGGTCACGGACTCGATGCGCTCCAATCCGGTCTCGCAGCCGCCATGCATGCCGCGCTTTATGGGCTGATACTGGCCGAATCCCTGCTCGGCATCTGGATCATGGGTTTGACCGGCGATGGGCTGAGCTTTCTGTTCTGGCACATCAATCTGCCGATCAAGCCCGATCCGATGCTCGTGTACGGCTGGGTAATGCAACTGCATGCTGCGGTGGCGGCGACGCTGGCTTCGGCGGTGGCGCTGCATGCGCTTGCCGCTTTACATCATCACTTTGTGATCGGCGATGATGTGCTGCGCCGCATGCTGCCCTGGAAATCGCGTTCGGCTGCCAGGGTGATGGCGAGTTCGCGCTGA
- the thrC gene encoding threonine synthase has product MHFIETRGNDGQRPAQVSFSEAILSPMSSYGGIYVPAHLPKLGLEFLRAHLDADYKTLARDVLSAFELDIDTALIDAALALYDEFDNPADPVPVVKVRDDLYVSELYHGPTRAFKDMALQPFGVVLSTLARRRGEQYLILAATSGDTGPATLETFKNRPGVKVACLYPDGGTSDVQRLQMVTEDAPNLKVIGIHGNFDDAQSALKRLLGSTAFRARLKEQDTHLSAANSVNFGRIIFQLIYHIHSYLTLARQSAIALGDRVYLDVPSGNFGNALGGYYAMKMGLPVEKILIASNRNNILTELIHTGRYDMRDRAIIPTNAPAMDILKSSNVERVLHDLYGAARTRELMQQLDTQLHYELSADELTRLQAVFAADWCDDDTAKRYIRETFATGYLMDPHTATCFKAYDTCRSQPLTTIAYSTAEWTKFSPTIANALTGEVDAHDRDALKTIAAKAGTPIPARIDGLFGKPITQDAVVDKAAIEAAVLSFI; this is encoded by the coding sequence ATGCATTTCATCGAAACCCGCGGCAACGATGGCCAGCGTCCGGCCCAGGTCAGCTTTTCCGAAGCCATCCTCAGCCCCATGTCGTCCTACGGCGGTATTTACGTCCCCGCACACCTGCCGAAACTCGGCCTCGAATTTTTGCGCGCGCACCTGGATGCCGATTACAAAACGCTTGCCCGCGACGTACTCAGCGCCTTCGAACTGGACATCGACACCGCACTGATCGACGCAGCGCTGGCCCTGTATGATGAATTCGACAACCCAGCCGACCCGGTGCCGGTGGTGAAGGTTCGCGACGATCTCTACGTCAGCGAGCTCTACCACGGACCGACGCGCGCCTTCAAGGACATGGCCTTGCAACCGTTCGGCGTGGTGCTCTCAACGCTCGCACGCCGACGCGGCGAGCAGTATCTGATCCTGGCCGCCACCAGCGGCGACACCGGCCCGGCCACGCTGGAAACCTTCAAGAATCGCCCCGGCGTCAAGGTCGCCTGCCTCTATCCCGATGGCGGCACTTCCGACGTGCAGCGCCTGCAAATGGTCACCGAGGACGCCCCCAACCTCAAAGTCATCGGCATTCACGGCAACTTCGACGACGCCCAGTCCGCGCTCAAGCGCCTGCTCGGCTCGACCGCCTTTCGCGCCAGGCTCAAGGAGCAGGACACTCACCTCTCGGCGGCCAACTCGGTCAACTTCGGGCGCATCATCTTCCAGCTGATCTACCACATTCACAGCTATCTGACGCTAGCCCGTCAGAGCGCCATTGCGCTCGGCGACAGGGTCTATCTCGATGTGCCCAGCGGCAACTTCGGCAATGCCCTGGGCGGTTACTATGCGATGAAAATGGGCCTGCCGGTCGAGAAAATCCTGATTGCCTCGAACCGCAACAACATCCTCACCGAGCTGATCCACACCGGCCGCTACGACATGCGCGACCGCGCGATCATCCCCACCAACGCACCGGCCATGGACATCCTCAAGTCATCCAACGTCGAACGCGTCCTGCACGACCTCTACGGCGCCGCACGCACCCGCGAACTGATGCAGCAGCTCGACACGCAACTGCACTACGAACTGAGCGCAGACGAACTCACCCGGCTACAGGCCGTCTTCGCGGCCGACTGGTGCGACGACGACACCGCCAAACGCTACATCCGCGAGACCTTCGCCACCGGCTACCTCATGGACCCGCATACCGCAACCTGCTTCAAAGCCTACGACACCTGCCGCAGCCAACCGCTGACGACCATTGCGTATTCCACCGCGGAGTGGACCAAGTTTTCGCCGACCATCGCCAACGCGCTCACCGGCGAGGTCGACGCGCACGATCGTGACGCCCTCAAGACCATCGCGGCCAAAGCCGGCACGCCGATTCCGGCGCGGATTGATGGCCTGTTCGGCAAACCGATCACCCAGGACGCCGTGGTCGACAAGGCGGCTATCGAAGCAGCCGTGCTGAGTTTCATCTGA
- a CDS encoding dienelactone hydrolase family protein — protein sequence MGTMISYTRPDGQVSNAYLVEPTQGSQAPGVVVIQEWWGLNDQIKGVAEKLAARGYRALVPDLYRGKLALEAKEAEHLMNGLDFAAAASQDIRGAVQHFKATGSSKAGVMGYCMGGALTLLAAVLVPESDANVVWYGYPPLEYVDASKIKAPLLGHWGTQDEFFAIEGVDALEERLKAVNVKYTFHRYVAKHAFANEEADSKNLPPLGYSPEAAALAWDRTMAFLQQHLC from the coding sequence ATGGGTACGATGATCAGCTACACACGACCGGATGGTCAGGTGTCTAACGCTTATCTGGTTGAACCGACGCAGGGCAGCCAGGCGCCTGGCGTCGTGGTCATACAGGAATGGTGGGGGCTCAACGATCAGATCAAGGGCGTTGCCGAAAAGCTGGCCGCCCGAGGCTACCGCGCACTGGTGCCTGATCTCTATCGCGGGAAGCTTGCGCTGGAAGCGAAAGAGGCCGAGCACCTGATGAACGGGCTGGATTTTGCCGCGGCGGCAAGCCAGGACATCCGCGGCGCGGTGCAGCACTTCAAGGCGACCGGCAGTTCGAAAGCGGGCGTGATGGGCTATTGCATGGGGGGCGCGCTGACGCTGCTTGCCGCTGTGCTTGTGCCGGAAAGTGATGCCAACGTGGTCTGGTACGGTTATCCGCCGCTCGAATACGTTGACGCGAGCAAGATCAAGGCGCCGCTGCTGGGTCACTGGGGTACGCAAGACGAGTTCTTCGCTATCGAAGGTGTCGATGCGTTGGAGGAGCGGCTCAAGGCGGTGAACGTGAAATACACGTTCCATCGCTATGTTGCCAAGCATGCTTTCGCCAACGAGGAGGCCGATTCGAAAAACCTGCCGCCGCTTGGCTACAGCCCGGAGGCCGCTGCCCTGGCCTGGGACCGTACGATGGCGTTCTTGCAGCAGCATTTGTGCTGA
- a CDS encoding HIT family protein — translation MLRIAFPGLTVSPLDPRLGADTLSLGTVYGSRLLLMNNALLPWFILVPDTPHIELFELPAAQQSALLTAVNALSELLKTDLAAQKINVATIGNVVAQLHVHVVGRREDDFCWPGVVWGWGTQQRRAYAPDEATRIAAVVRTRLGTAFEPL, via the coding sequence TTGCTGCGTATTGCCTTTCCGGGGCTGACGGTGTCGCCCCTCGATCCGCGTCTGGGCGCCGATACCTTGTCACTCGGCACTGTGTACGGCAGCCGTCTGTTGTTGATGAACAACGCACTGCTGCCGTGGTTTATCCTGGTTCCCGACACGCCGCATATCGAATTGTTCGAGTTGCCCGCCGCTCAGCAGAGCGCTCTGTTGACCGCCGTCAATGCCTTGTCCGAGCTGCTCAAGACAGACCTTGCCGCGCAGAAAATCAATGTGGCCACGATTGGCAACGTCGTCGCGCAGTTGCATGTTCATGTGGTGGGCCGGCGAGAGGACGATTTCTGTTGGCCCGGCGTGGTCTGGGGGTGGGGGACGCAACAACGCCGGGCCTACGCGCCGGACGAGGCCACGCGCATCGCTGCCGTGGTGCGTACGCGTTTGGGCACGGCATTCGAGCCGTTGTAG
- the rimO gene encoding 30S ribosomal protein S12 methylthiotransferase RimO → MSKVASIGWVSLGCPKALVDSERILTQIRAEGYAVAPHYEAADLVVVNTCGFIDSAVEESLDAIGEALAENGKVIVTGCLGADADRVRKAHPQVLAVTGPHAYADVMREVHANLPPPHDPYVSLVPPQGVKLTPRHYAYLKISEGCNHRCSFCIIPGMRGDLVSRPIGDVMQEAENLVNAGVRELLVISQDTSAYGVDVKYRTGFWQGRPRKTHIQTLAEALGELGVWVRLHYVYPYPHVDALIPLMAEGRILPYLDIPLQHGSPRILKAMRRPAAAEKVLERVHHWREQCPELTLRSTFIVGFPGETEDDFDTLLDFIDAADLDRVGAFAYSPVAGAAANALPGAVPEAIKQERLERFMARQAQISAARLQDKIGRRLRVLVDEVGEAGATTRSTADAPEIDGLVYVDGATGVQPGDFIDVEITEADEHDLWARPAEEGSA, encoded by the coding sequence ATGTCGAAAGTCGCGAGTATTGGCTGGGTTTCCCTCGGCTGCCCCAAGGCGCTGGTCGATTCCGAACGCATCCTGACTCAGATCCGCGCCGAGGGCTACGCCGTCGCGCCGCACTATGAGGCAGCGGATCTCGTAGTGGTCAATACCTGCGGGTTCATCGACTCCGCGGTCGAAGAGTCGCTGGACGCGATCGGCGAGGCGTTGGCCGAAAACGGCAAGGTGATCGTCACCGGCTGTCTCGGTGCCGATGCGGACCGCGTGCGCAAGGCGCACCCGCAAGTGCTGGCCGTGACCGGGCCGCACGCCTACGCGGATGTGATGCGCGAAGTGCATGCGAATCTGCCGCCGCCGCACGACCCTTACGTCAGCCTGGTGCCACCGCAGGGCGTGAAGCTCACGCCGCGTCACTACGCCTACCTGAAAATTTCCGAGGGCTGCAACCACCGCTGCTCGTTCTGCATCATCCCCGGCATGCGCGGTGACCTGGTCAGCCGGCCAATCGGCGATGTGATGCAGGAGGCGGAGAATCTGGTCAATGCCGGCGTGCGCGAACTGCTGGTCATTTCGCAGGACACCTCGGCCTACGGGGTGGACGTGAAATACCGCACCGGTTTCTGGCAGGGCCGTCCGCGCAAGACGCATATCCAGACCCTGGCCGAGGCCTTGGGTGAGTTGGGAGTGTGGGTGCGCCTGCACTACGTGTATCCGTACCCGCATGTCGACGCGCTGATTCCGCTGATGGCCGAAGGCAGGATCCTGCCGTATCTCGATATCCCGCTGCAGCACGGCAGCCCGCGCATCCTCAAGGCAATGCGCCGCCCGGCGGCTGCCGAGAAGGTGCTCGAACGCGTCCACCATTGGCGCGAGCAGTGCCCCGAACTCACGCTGCGCAGCACCTTCATCGTCGGCTTTCCGGGCGAGACCGAGGATGATTTCGACACGCTGCTCGACTTTATCGACGCCGCCGATCTCGACCGCGTGGGTGCTTTCGCGTATTCGCCGGTCGCGGGTGCTGCGGCCAACGCATTGCCGGGGGCGGTGCCGGAAGCGATCAAACAGGAACGTCTGGAGCGGTTCATGGCGCGGCAGGCGCAAATCAGCGCGGCGCGTCTGCAGGACAAGATCGGCCGCCGCCTGCGCGTACTGGTCGACGAGGTCGGCGAAGCGGGGGCGACGACGCGCAGCACGGCCGATGCGCCGGAAATCGATGGACTGGTCTACGTGGACGGCGCGACCGGCGTGCAGCCGGGGGATTTCATCGACGTCGAGATCACGGAGGCTGACGAGCATGATTTGTGGGCACGCCCTGCCGAGGAGGGCAGCGCATGA
- the tatA gene encoding twin-arginine translocase TatA/TatE family subunit, which produces MIPGGYEWLVLLLVVVLVFGTKKLRNVGGDLGSAVKSFKKSMQEGDEAEAKKSETSEQLKDDSTGRVFDAKAEQHAKAEQHDKDKG; this is translated from the coding sequence ATGATTCCAGGTGGTTACGAATGGTTGGTGTTATTGCTGGTGGTGGTGTTGGTGTTCGGCACCAAGAAGCTGCGCAATGTCGGCGGTGATCTCGGTTCGGCCGTGAAAAGCTTCAAAAAGTCCATGCAGGAGGGCGATGAGGCAGAGGCCAAGAAGAGCGAAACATCCGAGCAGCTCAAGGACGACAGCACGGGCCGCGTGTTCGACGCCAAAGCCGAACAGCATGCCAAAGCCGAGCAGCACGACAAGGACAAAGGTTGA
- the tatB gene encoding Sec-independent protein translocase protein TatB yields MFDSGFSELMLIAIVALIVVGPERLPGLARKAGYWVGKFRRYVSTVRAEIEREINAEELRGMLSKQEDEIRELRDMLQDTRSQIRSEVDDISQEVGAVGEQLRQNVKPTAEETPAVEDASVPDAPEALPQHEAPATAASEETASPAAEKKTKVQETSD; encoded by the coding sequence ATGTTCGATTCGGGTTTTTCCGAACTGATGCTCATTGCGATCGTGGCATTGATCGTGGTGGGTCCCGAACGCCTGCCCGGACTGGCCCGCAAGGCGGGCTACTGGGTGGGCAAGTTCCGGCGCTACGTCAGCACTGTGCGTGCGGAGATCGAGCGTGAGATCAATGCTGAAGAACTGCGTGGCATGTTGAGCAAGCAGGAAGATGAAATCCGTGAACTGCGCGACATGCTGCAGGATACGCGCAGCCAGATTCGCAGCGAAGTGGACGACATCAGCCAGGAGGTCGGTGCCGTTGGCGAGCAACTGCGCCAGAACGTGAAACCGACCGCTGAAGAAACACCCGCGGTCGAGGATGCATCGGTCCCGGACGCGCCCGAAGCGCTGCCCCAACACGAGGCGCCCGCCACTGCGGCCAGCGAAGAAACAGCGTCTCCCGCCGCTGAGAAAAAGACCAAAGTCCAGGAAACCTCTGACTGA
- a CDS encoding transglutaminase-like domain-containing protein, protein MRLLTRFDLEFDISVPTPFVLMLRPRSGAQQWIAREEYRLTPHVPVFEFTDGYGNLCQRLLAPSGHFAIHTTAEVVTADRLDRAPGAPFVNIQSLPDDVLAYLLPSRYCEADRFGVMAAELTAAQRPGYDQVATIEAWLRASIRYLPGSSGQPLAATEVNTRQYGVCRDLAHLGIALCRSISIPARMVVGYLYGLEPMDMHAWFEAYVGGRWYTFDPTQPEIGGGYIAIGYGRDAADVAVYTQFGPAVFPLRQTVEVHLDTRHTG, encoded by the coding sequence ATGCGATTACTCACGCGCTTCGATCTGGAATTCGACATCAGCGTACCCACACCCTTCGTCCTGATGCTGCGGCCACGCAGCGGCGCGCAGCAGTGGATTGCGCGTGAAGAATATCGCCTTACTCCACATGTGCCCGTGTTCGAGTTCACCGACGGCTACGGCAACCTCTGTCAGCGGCTGCTCGCCCCATCCGGGCATTTTGCGATCCACACCACCGCCGAGGTCGTAACCGCCGACCGCCTCGACCGCGCTCCCGGCGCGCCTTTCGTAAACATCCAATCCCTGCCCGACGATGTGCTTGCCTACCTGCTGCCCAGCCGCTACTGCGAAGCGGACCGCTTCGGTGTCATGGCCGCCGAACTGACCGCGGCCCAACGCCCCGGCTACGACCAGGTAGCCACCATCGAAGCGTGGCTGCGCGCTTCGATTCGCTACCTGCCCGGCAGCAGTGGGCAGCCACTGGCAGCCACCGAGGTCAACACCCGCCAATACGGCGTCTGCCGCGATTTGGCCCATCTCGGCATTGCGCTGTGCCGCAGCATCAGTATCCCCGCACGCATGGTCGTGGGATACCTGTACGGCCTCGAACCCATGGACATGCACGCATGGTTCGAAGCCTACGTCGGCGGACGCTGGTACACCTTTGACCCGACCCAGCCAGAAATCGGCGGCGGCTATATCGCCATCGGCTACGGCCGGGACGCGGCCGATGTCGCAGTTTACACCCAGTTCGGCCCGGCCGTGTTCCCGCTCCGGCAAACGGTCGAAGTCCATCTGGACACCCGGCATACCGGATAA